A portion of the Streptomyces platensis genome contains these proteins:
- a CDS encoding M20 metallopeptidase family protein: MSSDTTLTALAAQLELELDGAVELRHQLHARPGLSGDEAATRELVLAALPGGHAATEVAGTGAVVRVGGGGPAIAVRGELDALAVHEETGVPWESRHPGVMHACGHDVHLAALVALARAVDRIGGPAPLLAVLQPREETYPSGAQDVTEDGILDREQCRAAVGAHVQPLLAAGTVACTPGGVNASADEFTVTVRGDGGHAAYPHLTRDPVVTLAHVVVALQSLVSRETDPMSSVVLSVTTLAAGTAANVVPGSAEAGGTLRAMRTADREFLHQRLVETAELVAKAYGCTADVRITRGEPVLDNDAALTAATQPLLASLGLKVATDLRSAGADDFSYFSARMPALMLFVGTHGGTEQLHSPTFLPPDERVRDVAHALLAGYVAAAEQFIPRP; encoded by the coding sequence ATGAGCAGCGATACCACCCTCACCGCCCTCGCGGCGCAGCTCGAACTGGAGCTGGACGGCGCCGTCGAGCTGCGCCATCAACTCCATGCCCGGCCCGGGCTGTCCGGCGACGAGGCCGCCACCCGCGAGCTGGTGCTCGCCGCGCTGCCCGGCGGGCACGCGGCCACGGAGGTCGCCGGCACCGGAGCCGTGGTCCGCGTGGGCGGCGGCGGTCCGGCCATCGCCGTGCGCGGGGAACTCGACGCCCTGGCGGTGCACGAGGAGACCGGGGTGCCCTGGGAGTCCCGGCACCCGGGGGTGATGCACGCCTGCGGTCATGATGTGCACCTGGCCGCGCTGGTCGCCCTCGCGCGGGCGGTGGACCGGATCGGCGGCCCGGCCCCGCTGCTCGCCGTATTGCAGCCCCGCGAGGAGACCTATCCTTCCGGCGCGCAGGACGTCACCGAGGACGGGATCCTCGACCGGGAGCAGTGCCGGGCGGCCGTCGGGGCGCATGTCCAGCCGCTGCTCGCGGCGGGCACCGTCGCCTGCACCCCCGGTGGCGTCAACGCCTCGGCGGACGAGTTCACCGTGACCGTCCGGGGCGACGGCGGCCACGCGGCCTACCCGCACCTCACCCGCGACCCGGTCGTCACCCTCGCCCATGTCGTGGTCGCCCTCCAGAGCCTGGTGAGCCGTGAGACCGATCCGATGTCCTCCGTGGTGCTGAGCGTCACCACACTCGCCGCCGGAACCGCGGCGAATGTCGTCCCCGGCTCCGCCGAGGCGGGCGGCACCCTGCGCGCGATGCGGACCGCCGACCGCGAGTTCCTCCATCAACGGCTGGTGGAGACCGCCGAGTTGGTGGCCAAGGCGTACGGCTGCACCGCGGATGTCCGGATCACCCGGGGCGAGCCGGTGCTCGACAACGACGCGGCACTGACCGCCGCGACCCAGCCGCTGCTCGCGTCCCTCGGACTGAAGGTCGCCACCGATCTGCGGTCCGCGGGCGCGGACGACTTCTCGTACTTCTCCGCGCGGATGCCCGCGCTGATGCTGTTCGTGGGGACGCACGGCGGCACCGAACAGCTGCACTCCCCGACGTTCCTGCCGCCCGACGAACGAGTGCGGGACGTCGCCCACGCCCTGCTCGCCGGCTATGTGGCCGCCGCGGAGCAGTTCATCCCACGGCCCTGA
- the rocD gene encoding ornithine--oxo-acid transaminase: protein MTTTGTTGDLPLAPDARQHLDLAETATARNYQPLPVVLTSGQGAWVTDVGGRRYLDCLAGYSALNFGHGHPRLLAAAREQLERLTLTSRAFHNDRLGPFCRDLAELAGMDLVLPMNTGAEAVETALKVARKWGYEVKGVPADRANIIVADGNFHGRTTTIVSFSSDPVARDGFGPFTPGFRSVPYGDADALAAAVDEHTVAVLLEPIQGEAGVVIPPQGYLPAVRELCTRENVLFVADEIQSGLGRTGTTFACEAEGVTPDLYILGKALGGGIVPVSAVVGRRETLGVIRPGNHGSTFGGNPLAAAVGHAVVELLRTGEYQARATRLGEQHRKRLEGLIGHGVRAVRSRGLWSGIDIDPQLMSGREACERLLARGILAKDTHGSTIRLAPPLVIAADELDWMAEQLAEVLAAPSA from the coding sequence ATGACCACCACCGGCACCACCGGCGACCTCCCGCTCGCACCCGACGCCCGGCAGCACCTCGACCTCGCCGAGACCGCCACCGCCCGCAACTACCAGCCGCTGCCGGTGGTTCTCACCTCCGGCCAGGGCGCATGGGTGACCGATGTCGGCGGCCGCCGCTACCTGGACTGCCTGGCCGGCTACTCGGCGCTCAACTTCGGCCACGGCCACCCCCGGCTGCTGGCCGCGGCCCGGGAACAGCTCGAACGGCTCACTCTCACCAGCCGCGCCTTCCACAACGACCGGCTCGGCCCGTTCTGCCGGGACCTCGCCGAACTCGCCGGGATGGACCTGGTCCTGCCGATGAACACCGGCGCCGAGGCCGTGGAGACCGCCCTGAAGGTGGCCAGGAAGTGGGGCTACGAGGTCAAGGGCGTGCCCGCGGACCGCGCCAACATCATCGTCGCCGACGGCAACTTCCACGGGCGTACCACCACGATCGTGAGCTTCTCCTCGGACCCCGTCGCGCGGGACGGCTTCGGCCCGTTCACGCCCGGCTTCCGCTCCGTGCCCTACGGGGACGCCGACGCGCTGGCGGCCGCGGTCGACGAGCACACCGTGGCGGTGCTGCTCGAACCGATCCAGGGCGAGGCGGGCGTGGTGATCCCGCCGCAGGGGTACCTGCCGGCCGTGCGCGAGCTGTGCACCCGGGAGAACGTCCTCTTCGTGGCCGACGAGATCCAGTCCGGTCTCGGCCGCACCGGCACCACCTTCGCCTGCGAAGCGGAAGGCGTCACCCCGGATCTGTACATCCTGGGCAAGGCCCTCGGCGGTGGCATCGTGCCCGTCTCTGCCGTGGTCGGCCGTCGCGAGACCCTCGGTGTCATCCGGCCCGGCAACCACGGCTCGACCTTCGGCGGCAATCCGCTGGCCGCCGCCGTCGGACACGCCGTCGTCGAGCTGCTGCGGACCGGCGAATACCAGGCGCGGGCCACCCGGCTCGGCGAACAGCACCGCAAGCGGCTCGAAGGACTCATAGGCCACGGTGTCCGCGCTGTCCGCAGCCGCGGGCTCTGGAGCGGGATCGACATCGACCCGCAGCTGATGTCCGGGCGCGAGGCCTGCGAACGGCTCCTGGCCAGGGGCATCCTCGCCAAGGACACCCATGGCTCCACGATCCGCCTCGCCCCGCCCCTGGTCATCGCGGCCGACGAACTCGACTGGATGGCGGAGCAGCTCGCGGAGGTGCTCGCCGCGCCCAGCGCCTGA
- a CDS encoding MurR/RpiR family transcriptional regulator, protein MDRRPGDQGAPSGGRGDAGAGQESGTTVAERLRRVQGSLSPAELKIARALMAHYPAAGLESTSGLAARAGVSPPTVVRFVARLDFDGYRQFQQSLRDEVQARRASPLTLRPVVSESSPTSELIEAAEEVGRGALGQTFAALPEQEFDRAVELICDPAKRIVSFGGRFSRLLAEYLDLHLRLLRPGTQVHIPAPGQDGGFRVDLGRREVCVVFDFRRYQRDTVELARLAHERGARVVLFTDPWLSPVAEFADVVLPVRVEAPSPFDSIVAPVAVVETLVAAVHVRLGAAAEERMRAAEEASGDRTME, encoded by the coding sequence ATGGATCGTCGGCCAGGAGATCAGGGTGCGCCGTCGGGCGGGCGCGGGGACGCGGGCGCGGGCCAGGAGTCGGGGACGACGGTGGCCGAGCGGCTGCGGCGGGTCCAGGGCTCCCTGTCGCCCGCGGAGCTCAAGATCGCCCGGGCGCTGATGGCGCACTACCCCGCGGCGGGCCTGGAGTCGACGTCCGGGCTGGCCGCGCGGGCGGGGGTGAGCCCGCCGACCGTGGTCCGCTTCGTCGCCCGGCTCGACTTCGACGGCTACCGGCAGTTCCAGCAGTCGCTGCGGGACGAGGTGCAGGCGCGCCGTGCCTCGCCGCTGACCCTGCGGCCGGTGGTCAGCGAGAGCTCGCCGACCTCGGAGCTGATCGAGGCGGCGGAGGAGGTCGGCCGGGGGGCGCTGGGCCAGACCTTCGCCGCGCTGCCGGAGCAGGAGTTCGACCGGGCGGTGGAGCTGATCTGTGACCCGGCGAAGCGGATCGTGAGCTTCGGCGGGCGGTTCTCCCGGCTGCTGGCCGAGTACCTGGATCTGCATCTGCGCCTGCTGCGGCCGGGCACCCAGGTGCACATACCGGCCCCCGGCCAGGACGGCGGCTTCCGGGTGGATCTCGGGCGGCGGGAGGTGTGTGTGGTCTTCGACTTCCGGCGCTATCAGCGCGACACGGTGGAGCTCGCCCGTTTGGCGCATGAGCGCGGCGCGCGGGTGGTGCTGTTCACCGATCCGTGGCTGTCGCCCGTGGCCGAGTTCGCGGATGTGGTGCTGCCGGTGCGGGTCGAGGCGCCCAGTCCGTTCGACAGCATCGTGGCGCCGGTGGCGGTGGTGGAGACGCTGGTGGCCGCGGTGCATGTGCGCCTGGGCGCGGCGGCGGAGGAGCGGATGCGGGCCGCGGAGGAGGCGTCGGGCGACCGCACCATGGAGTGA
- a CDS encoding glutamine synthetase family protein → MTDAATVFVATCDLAGQVRGRAVPAADQASALRSGTGWVPADLAISAFGPIAPDNVFGSRGDLRLIPDPATGVDIPADGDAPAQRLYLADQTLPDGEPWPCCPRTFLRNAVEELRERTGIEVVAAIEHEFVLGGLPASPPFSLQRFRQAEPFGSDLVRLLEQAGLQPENWLPEYGDGQFEITLRPGTAMAAADRAVLLKELVRDLARRRGLPVSFAPLLAPDGVGNGVHLHLSLRDAEGRPVLFDAARPGRLSALGARFSAGILRHTPALTAWTAPSPVSFLRLTPHRWSAGGIFLAEHNRESLLRICPTTQLAGSDPAAQFNLEYRAADATANPWLALGVLLRAGLEGLVRDYDEPTVWPEDTDAAVLDGVPALPSSLEEALHALEADEVVRSWFDPRLLATHLSVKRSELAQLAGLDEAARIRKVADVY, encoded by the coding sequence ATGACCGACGCCGCCACCGTCTTCGTCGCCACCTGCGATCTGGCCGGGCAGGTACGGGGGCGTGCGGTGCCCGCCGCGGACCAGGCCTCCGCACTGCGCTCCGGCACCGGATGGGTCCCGGCCGATCTCGCGATCTCCGCGTTCGGCCCGATCGCGCCCGACAACGTCTTCGGTTCACGGGGCGACCTGCGGCTGATCCCGGACCCGGCCACCGGCGTCGACATCCCGGCGGACGGGGACGCGCCCGCGCAACGGCTCTACCTCGCCGACCAGACCCTGCCCGACGGGGAACCCTGGCCCTGCTGCCCGCGCACCTTCCTCCGCAACGCGGTCGAGGAGCTGCGCGAGCGCACCGGGATCGAGGTGGTCGCCGCCATCGAGCACGAATTCGTGCTCGGCGGACTGCCGGCGAGCCCGCCGTTCTCGCTCCAGCGCTTCCGCCAGGCGGAGCCCTTCGGCTCGGACCTCGTACGGCTCCTGGAGCAGGCCGGGCTCCAGCCGGAGAACTGGCTCCCGGAATACGGGGACGGCCAGTTCGAGATCACCCTGCGCCCCGGTACCGCGATGGCCGCCGCCGACCGCGCCGTCCTCCTCAAGGAGCTGGTGCGCGACCTCGCCCGCCGTCGTGGCCTGCCGGTCAGCTTCGCGCCCCTCCTCGCACCCGACGGAGTGGGCAACGGGGTCCACCTCCATCTGAGCCTGCGGGACGCCGAGGGCCGTCCGGTCCTCTTCGACGCCGCGCGGCCGGGCCGTCTTTCGGCGCTCGGCGCCCGGTTCTCCGCCGGCATCCTGCGCCACACCCCGGCGCTGACCGCCTGGACGGCGCCGAGCCCGGTCTCCTTCCTCCGGCTCACTCCGCACCGCTGGAGCGCCGGCGGGATCTTCCTGGCCGAGCACAACCGCGAGTCGCTGCTGCGGATCTGCCCCACGACCCAGCTCGCCGGGTCCGATCCCGCCGCCCAGTTCAACCTGGAGTACCGCGCGGCGGACGCCACCGCCAATCCCTGGCTCGCCCTGGGGGTCCTGCTCCGCGCCGGGCTGGAAGGGCTGGTCCGCGACTACGACGAGCCCACGGTGTGGCCGGAGGACACCGACGCCGCGGTGCTCGACGGGGTCCCCGCCCTCCCCTCCTCCCTCGAAGAGGCCCTGCACGCACTCGAAGCGGACGAGGTCGTGCGGTCGTGGTTCGACCCGCGGCTGCTCGCCACTCATCTGTCGGTCAAGCGGTCCGAGCTCGCGCAGCTGGCCGGGCTGGACGAGGCCGCACGTATCCGGAAGGTTGCCGATGTCTACTGA
- the aceB gene encoding malate synthase A, with translation MSAPAPSPLAIADVDPAHTPDRQGEVLTDAALTFVAELHRRFTPRRDELLARRAERRAEIARTSTLDFLPETAAVRADDSWKVAEAPAALNDRRVEITGPTDRKMTINALNSGAKVWLADFEDASAPTWENVISGQLNLIDAYERRIDFTDAASGKSYALKAAEELATVVMRPRGWHLDERHLQFEGRPVPGALVDFGLYFFHNARRLLDLGKGPYFYLPKTESYLEARLWNEIFVFAQDYVGIPQGTVRATVLIETITAAYEMEEILYELRDHASGLNAGRWDYLFSIVKNFRDGGAKFVLPDRNAVTMTAPFMRAYTELLVRTCHKRGAHAIGGMAAFIPNRRDPEANEQALTKVRNDKDREAGDGFDGSWVAHPDLVPVARASFDAVLGDRPNQKDRLREDVSVSAADLIAIDSLDAKPTYQGLIDAVQVGTRYIEAWLRGLGAVAIFGLMEDAATAEISRSQIWQWVDAGVVFENGEKATADLVRTIAAEQLAAIRAEIGADAFASGKWQQAHDLLLKVALDADYAEFLTLPAYELLG, from the coding sequence ATGTCCGCACCAGCGCCGTCCCCGCTGGCCATCGCCGACGTCGATCCCGCGCACACCCCCGATCGCCAGGGAGAGGTCCTCACCGACGCCGCGCTCACCTTCGTCGCCGAGCTTCACCGCCGGTTCACCCCGCGCCGCGACGAGCTGCTGGCCCGCCGTGCCGAGCGCCGCGCCGAGATCGCCCGGACCAGCACGCTGGACTTCCTCCCGGAGACCGCGGCCGTCCGCGCCGACGACAGCTGGAAGGTCGCCGAGGCGCCCGCGGCGCTCAATGACCGCCGGGTGGAGATCACCGGTCCCACCGACCGCAAGATGACCATCAACGCGCTCAACTCGGGCGCCAAGGTCTGGCTCGCCGACTTCGAGGACGCCTCGGCGCCGACCTGGGAGAACGTCATCTCCGGGCAGCTCAACCTGATCGACGCCTACGAGCGCCGGATCGACTTCACCGATGCCGCGTCCGGCAAGTCGTACGCCCTCAAGGCCGCCGAGGAGCTCGCCACCGTCGTCATGCGGCCGCGCGGCTGGCACCTGGACGAGCGTCACCTTCAGTTCGAGGGGCGGCCGGTGCCCGGCGCCCTGGTGGACTTCGGGCTGTACTTCTTCCACAACGCCCGGCGCCTCCTGGACCTCGGCAAGGGCCCGTACTTCTACCTGCCGAAGACCGAGTCGTACCTGGAGGCCCGCCTCTGGAACGAGATCTTCGTCTTCGCCCAGGACTATGTCGGCATCCCCCAGGGCACGGTGCGCGCCACCGTCCTGATCGAGACCATCACGGCCGCGTACGAGATGGAGGAGATCCTCTACGAGCTGCGCGACCACGCCTCGGGCCTGAACGCCGGCCGCTGGGACTACCTCTTCTCCATCGTCAAGAACTTCCGTGACGGCGGCGCCAAGTTCGTCCTCCCGGACCGCAACGCGGTCACGATGACGGCGCCGTTCATGCGCGCCTACACCGAACTCCTCGTCCGCACCTGCCACAAGCGCGGGGCGCACGCGATCGGCGGGATGGCGGCCTTCATCCCCAACCGCCGCGACCCGGAGGCCAACGAGCAGGCCCTCACCAAGGTCAGGAACGACAAGGACCGGGAGGCCGGCGACGGCTTCGACGGCTCCTGGGTCGCCCACCCCGACCTGGTCCCGGTCGCCCGTGCCTCCTTCGACGCGGTACTCGGCGACCGGCCGAACCAGAAGGACCGCCTGCGCGAGGACGTCTCGGTCTCGGCCGCCGACCTCATCGCCATCGACTCCCTCGACGCCAAGCCCACCTACCAGGGCCTGATCGACGCGGTCCAGGTCGGCACCCGTTACATCGAGGCCTGGCTGCGCGGCCTGGGTGCCGTCGCCATCTTCGGCCTCATGGAGGACGCCGCGACCGCCGAGATCTCCCGCTCCCAGATCTGGCAGTGGGTCGACGCCGGGGTCGTCTTCGAGAACGGCGAGAAGGCCACCGCGGACCTGGTGCGCACGATCGCGGCGGAGCAACTGGCCGCCATCCGTGCCGAGATCGGCGCGGACGCCTTCGCCTCGGGCAAGTGGCAGCAGGCCCATGACCTGCTGCTGAAGGTGGCGCTGGACGCGGACTACGCGGAGTTCCTGACGCTGCCCGCGTACGAGCTGCTGGGCTGA
- a CDS encoding amidohydrolase family protein, producing MSTDALAAALAELPLVDHHVHGALRDDVDRAGLELMLTESDRPVPPWMTQFDSQIGFAVRRWCAPVLGLPAHPAPEAYLSRRRELGAAEVNRRLLAASGIDHYLLETGYGGAEILGTDEMARASGRPVDEIVRLESVLEDVARSGVAAADLPERFRETLAARTVDAVGLKSIVAYRFGFDFDPARPSDDEVTAAAGAWLADSARTGTVRVSDPVLLRFVLWSGVDRGLPIQLHAGYGDPDVELHRCDPLLLTRFIRNVQPHGVDLMLLHCYPFHRNAGYLAQVFPHVFFDVGLGVNYTGVRSDAVVAESLELAPFAKILFSSDAWGPPELHHLGALLWRRGMLRAMAPWVGSGEWDLDEAVRVARMIGHDNARRVYGLEGGA from the coding sequence ATGTCTACTGATGCCCTGGCGGCGGCGCTCGCGGAACTTCCCCTCGTGGACCACCATGTCCACGGCGCGCTCCGCGACGACGTCGACCGCGCCGGACTGGAGCTGATGCTCACCGAGTCCGACCGCCCGGTCCCGCCGTGGATGACCCAGTTCGACTCGCAGATCGGGTTCGCGGTGCGCCGCTGGTGCGCCCCGGTCCTCGGCCTCCCCGCGCACCCCGCGCCGGAGGCCTATCTCTCCCGGCGCCGCGAACTGGGCGCGGCCGAGGTCAACCGCCGGCTGCTCGCGGCCTCGGGCATCGACCACTACCTGCTGGAGACCGGGTACGGCGGCGCGGAGATCCTCGGCACCGACGAGATGGCCCGGGCCTCCGGACGCCCCGTCGACGAGATCGTACGGCTGGAGTCGGTGCTGGAGGACGTGGCCCGCAGCGGTGTGGCCGCGGCCGACCTGCCCGAGCGGTTCCGCGAGACCCTCGCCGCACGGACCGTGGACGCGGTCGGCCTCAAGAGCATCGTCGCCTACCGGTTCGGCTTCGACTTCGACCCCGCGCGGCCGTCCGACGACGAGGTGACCGCCGCGGCCGGGGCCTGGCTGGCCGATAGCGCGCGCACCGGAACCGTCCGGGTCAGCGACCCCGTGCTGCTGCGCTTCGTGCTGTGGTCCGGCGTCGACCGGGGGCTGCCCATCCAACTGCACGCCGGATACGGCGATCCGGACGTGGAACTGCACCGCTGCGACCCGCTGCTGCTCACCCGGTTCATCAGGAATGTGCAGCCGCACGGCGTCGACCTGATGCTGCTGCACTGCTACCCCTTCCACCGCAACGCCGGGTATCTGGCGCAGGTCTTCCCGCATGTCTTCTTCGACGTCGGGCTCGGGGTGAACTACACCGGGGTGCGCTCCGACGCCGTGGTCGCCGAATCGCTGGAGCTGGCTCCGTTCGCCAAGATCCTCTTCTCCAGCGACGCCTGGGGACCGCCCGAACTGCACCATCTGGGCGCGCTGTTGTGGCGGCGCGGCATGCTGCGGGCGATGGCGCCGTGGGTCGGCAGCGGCGAATGGGACCTCGATGAGGCGGTCCGGGTGGCCCGCATGATCGGACACGACAACGCCCGCCGGGTCTACGGTCTGGAGGGCGGCGCATGA
- a CDS encoding APC family permease yields the protein MSNPPRTRKLRLWEALTLSVGLMGPTLAMGLNGAGVAATVGKAVPLVFLLGLLGVGLVAYGFWRLTQHFHQAGSVYALAGATIGPRAGFFGGFALLGTYLAFLVCTLAATGVFAQAFLHALGIRSTGPWVAVALLAAVGVTALNSRDGRTTARTLLIVEGIGILAMLVLAAVVMGRAATGSAPRHQSLDLSVFTAGGTTYGAVMTATVFAFLSWAGFEACASLGEETDDPKRNIPRALAGSVLLTGGLYVLMMFAQTIGFGTDARGVREFGAAESALSSLSGQYIGTWFALVIAFTAVASAFAAALSSSAAAARMVQALARDGFGPRALARTHPVTGAPTTALRVCGAVAAALAAVMYGTGAGAFDTYYWYATLGVLCVLVVYAVAGVGVIVFTVSGRGRIPRWELVVPVAGLGYLGFVFLQQSTGQRAPYTYFPWIAAAWCLAGVAVVLFAPSLTRRIGARLAGELVADAQLPAPNRKVPS from the coding sequence GTGTCGAATCCCCCTCGAACACGCAAGCTGCGCTTGTGGGAAGCGCTGACCCTCTCCGTCGGTCTGATGGGGCCTACGCTCGCCATGGGCCTCAACGGGGCCGGAGTGGCAGCCACGGTCGGCAAGGCCGTCCCGCTCGTCTTCCTTCTCGGTCTCCTCGGTGTCGGCCTGGTCGCCTACGGCTTCTGGCGGCTGACCCAGCACTTCCACCAGGCCGGTTCCGTCTACGCCCTGGCCGGGGCCACCATCGGCCCGCGCGCCGGTTTCTTCGGCGGCTTCGCCCTGCTGGGCACCTATCTCGCCTTTCTCGTCTGCACCCTCGCCGCGACCGGTGTCTTCGCGCAGGCCTTCCTGCACGCGCTGGGCATCCGCTCCACCGGCCCCTGGGTGGCCGTCGCGCTCCTCGCGGCCGTCGGCGTCACCGCGCTCAACTCCCGCGACGGCCGCACCACCGCCCGCACCCTGCTGATCGTGGAAGGCATCGGCATCCTCGCCATGCTGGTGCTCGCCGCCGTCGTCATGGGGCGGGCCGCCACGGGGTCGGCGCCCCGGCACCAGAGCCTGGACCTGTCGGTGTTCACCGCCGGCGGCACCACGTACGGCGCGGTCATGACGGCCACCGTCTTCGCCTTCCTGTCCTGGGCCGGGTTCGAGGCCTGCGCGTCGCTGGGTGAGGAGACCGACGACCCCAAGCGCAACATCCCCCGCGCGCTGGCCGGCAGCGTGCTGCTGACCGGTGGCCTCTACGTCCTGATGATGTTCGCCCAGACCATCGGCTTCGGCACCGACGCCCGGGGCGTGCGCGAGTTCGGTGCGGCGGAGTCGGCCCTGTCGTCGCTCTCCGGGCAGTACATCGGCACCTGGTTCGCGCTCGTCATCGCCTTCACCGCGGTCGCCTCCGCCTTCGCCGCTGCGCTGTCCTCCTCGGCGGCGGCCGCCCGTATGGTCCAGGCACTGGCCCGGGACGGCTTCGGGCCGCGCGCCCTCGCCCGCACCCACCCCGTCACCGGTGCCCCGACCACGGCGCTGCGGGTGTGCGGCGCCGTCGCGGCGGCGCTGGCCGCGGTGATGTACGGGACCGGGGCCGGCGCCTTCGACACGTACTACTGGTACGCCACCCTCGGCGTGCTGTGCGTCCTGGTGGTGTACGCGGTCGCCGGCGTCGGGGTGATCGTCTTCACCGTCTCCGGCCGGGGCCGTATCCCCCGCTGGGAACTGGTGGTGCCGGTCGCGGGGCTGGGCTATCTGGGCTTCGTCTTCCTCCAGCAGTCGACCGGCCAGCGCGCCCCCTACACCTACTTCCCCTGGATCGCCGCAGCCTGGTGCCTGGCCGGTGTCGCGGTCGTCCTGTTCGCCCCCTCTCTCACCCGGCGCATCGGCGCCCGGCTGGCCGGCGAGCTGGTCGCCGACGCGCAGCTGCCCGCCCCGAACCGAAAGGTGCCCTCATGA
- a CDS encoding chitosanase, translated as MRTRLKGRAVPGATTARLALGLVLLTVATAGACTVPPDAPPRTAPGHHVRHTARAATGLDDPAKKEIAMQLVSSAENSSLDWRAQYQYIEDIGDGRGYTGGIIGFTSGTHDMLELVELYTHRKPDNVLAGYLPALRAVDGGDSHEGLDPGFPKAWKKAARDPAFRKAQNDERDRLYFRPAVERGKADGIGALGQFAYYDALVVHGEGDDPTGFPAIRKRALAKAEPPSRGGDEKTYLNAFLDARVWAMRQEEAHSDTSRIDTAQRVFLKDGNLDLHTPLNWKVYGERYHLG; from the coding sequence ATGCGCACCCGACTGAAAGGCCGGGCCGTGCCCGGAGCCACCACCGCCCGCCTCGCCCTGGGCCTCGTTCTGCTCACCGTGGCCACCGCCGGCGCCTGCACGGTCCCGCCGGATGCCCCGCCCCGTACGGCCCCGGGCCACCACGTCCGGCACACGGCGCGCGCGGCGACGGGCCTGGACGACCCGGCGAAGAAGGAGATCGCCATGCAGCTGGTCTCCAGTGCGGAGAACTCCTCCCTGGACTGGCGGGCCCAGTATCAGTACATCGAGGACATCGGTGACGGCCGGGGCTACACCGGCGGCATCATCGGCTTCACGTCCGGGACGCACGACATGCTCGAACTCGTCGAGCTCTACACCCACCGCAAGCCGGACAACGTCCTGGCCGGGTACCTCCCCGCCCTGCGTGCGGTGGACGGCGGCGACTCGCACGAGGGCCTGGACCCCGGCTTCCCCAAGGCGTGGAAGAAGGCCGCCCGGGACCCCGCGTTCCGGAAGGCCCAGAACGATGAGCGGGACCGGCTGTACTTCCGTCCCGCGGTCGAGCGGGGCAAGGCGGACGGCATCGGGGCACTGGGCCAGTTCGCGTACTACGACGCGCTCGTGGTGCACGGCGAGGGCGACGACCCGACCGGCTTCCCCGCCATCCGCAAGCGGGCCCTGGCCAAGGCCGAGCCGCCGTCCCGGGGCGGCGACGAGAAGACCTACCTCAACGCCTTCCTCGACGCCCGGGTGTGGGCGATGCGGCAGGAGGAGGCGCACAGTGACACCAGCCGGATCGACACCGCGCAGCGGGTGTTCCTGAAGGACGGCAACCTGGATCTGCACACCCCGCTGAACTGGAAGGTCTACGGGGAGCGTTACCACCTCGGCTGA
- a CDS encoding TetR/AcrR family transcriptional regulator, which produces MARRRDQVLDAGIQVLGSEGARRLTYQAVDAAAGVPSGTTSNYFRNRAALIDGIVDHLQVLERRDWEDFAAAARPADAGELADTVTRFLQYATGPERARTAARFALYLEATARPELRPALTRGRETVIGWGAEWLQHFGSPDPHRHCEILFDYMDGAAFHQLAFPAEDFDPGPGIRELLRGLLD; this is translated from the coding sequence GTGGCACGACGGCGGGATCAGGTGCTGGACGCGGGGATCCAGGTACTGGGGAGCGAGGGGGCGCGGCGGCTGACGTACCAGGCCGTCGATGCCGCGGCAGGCGTCCCGTCCGGCACCACCTCCAACTACTTCCGCAACCGGGCGGCCCTGATCGACGGCATAGTCGACCACCTCCAGGTCCTGGAGCGCCGCGACTGGGAGGACTTCGCCGCGGCCGCCCGCCCGGCCGACGCCGGCGAACTCGCCGACACCGTCACCCGGTTCCTCCAGTACGCGACCGGACCCGAGCGGGCCAGGACCGCCGCCCGCTTCGCGCTCTACCTGGAGGCCACCGCCCGGCCCGAACTCCGCCCGGCGCTCACCCGCGGCCGGGAGACCGTCATCGGCTGGGGAGCGGAGTGGCTACAGCACTTCGGCTCGCCGGACCCGCACCGGCACTGCGAGATCCTCTTCGACTACATGGACGGCGCCGCCTTCCACCAACTCGCCTTCCCCGCCGAGGACTTCGACCCGGGGCCAGGCATCCGCGAACTGCTGCGCGGGCTGCTGGACTGA